In the Chitinivibrionales bacterium genome, one interval contains:
- the nifU gene encoding Fe-S cluster assembly protein NifU, with protein MWDYTEKVRDHYLNPRNVGEVEAPDGVGEVGNITCGDALRLTFKLDSEGKITDIKFKTFGCGSAIASASALTELVKGKSIEEASTITNKQIAEALGGLPKAKMHCSVMGQEALEAAIDYYKTGGKTTTPKEKEGTVICTCFGITDKEVERAIKENNLSTVEDVTSYTKAGGGCGGCHPQIQEILNRVAGEKKSRAQSRSGRMTTIQKIDKIREVIQKEIKPTLVKDGGDCELVDVEGNNVYIQFKGHCAGCAFSSMTLKSVVEKKLQERVSEDLTVQEAQ; from the coding sequence ATGTGGGATTATACCGAAAAAGTCAGAGATCATTATCTCAATCCCCGGAATGTAGGAGAAGTCGAAGCGCCGGACGGCGTTGGCGAAGTCGGTAACATAACCTGCGGAGATGCGCTTCGGTTGACTTTCAAACTGGATTCTGAGGGAAAAATTACCGATATCAAATTCAAAACGTTCGGGTGTGGAAGCGCTATTGCTTCTGCAAGTGCTTTAACCGAACTGGTTAAAGGAAAATCTATCGAGGAAGCTTCCACTATTACCAACAAACAGATAGCCGAAGCTCTTGGCGGTCTTCCAAAAGCAAAAATGCACTGCAGTGTCATGGGGCAGGAAGCTCTTGAAGCGGCAATTGATTATTACAAGACAGGTGGAAAAACAACCACCCCAAAGGAAAAGGAAGGTACTGTTATCTGTACATGCTTTGGTATTACCGACAAAGAGGTTGAACGGGCAATCAAAGAGAATAACCTTTCGACGGTTGAAGATGTTACCAGTTATACCAAAGCCGGCGGCGGTTGTGGCGGATGCCATCCCCAGATCCAGGAGATACTGAACCGTGTTGCAGGCGAGAAAAAAAGCAGGGCTCAATCTCGTTCCGGACGAATGACAACCATACAGAAGATCGATAAAATTCGAGAGGTCATCCAAAAGGAGATTAAACCTACCCTTGTAAAAGACGGCGGCGATTGCGAATTGGTTGATGTTGAAGGCAACAATGTCTATATCCAGTTCAAAGGCCATTGTGCCGGATGTGCCTTTTCATCGATGACCCTCAAGTCGGTTGTGGAAAAGAAACTGCAGGAACGAGTTTCAGAAGATCTTACGGTACAGGAGGCTCAGTAG
- a CDS encoding phosphoesterase produces MIDDNIKMNSEVDYKQKLKDFKAHILPASSVLIVAHDYPDPDCIASAYGLTKLFASWKIKNSIITFGGFIGRAENRALIRYLDIEMIPFPLIDLKEFDRIVMVDCFPGSGNVSLPENATVDAVLDHHMSEPEGDVSYYYDIRKDLGATSTLVAQYLDKAKVHFSREISTALFYGIKTDTSGLGRDAHPEDEECYVKLFCTVNHTKLAHIENPERDIEFFKTIHRGSEAAIEFNHVGYTHLGEVTAPDYIAEMADFFHSLERMEWMICSGIFKKSIFFSLRSKNVSGAGKKAVTIAKKLGGNAGGHGRLAAGRIPLNGVSAEEQLSRFIATFKKVFRIQNSDGVPILERE; encoded by the coding sequence ATGATCGATGACAACATAAAGATGAATTCCGAAGTAGATTATAAACAAAAGCTTAAAGATTTTAAGGCTCATATTCTTCCTGCGTCTTCGGTGCTTATTGTCGCTCACGACTATCCAGACCCGGACTGTATTGCCTCGGCCTATGGTTTGACCAAGCTTTTCGCCTCATGGAAAATTAAAAACAGTATCATTACATTCGGCGGATTTATCGGCCGAGCAGAAAACCGGGCCTTAATCAGATACCTTGATATTGAAATGATTCCCTTCCCGCTCATCGATCTTAAGGAATTCGACCGGATTGTCATGGTCGACTGTTTTCCGGGAAGCGGCAATGTTTCTCTTCCTGAAAATGCAACGGTTGATGCAGTTCTGGACCATCACATGAGCGAACCGGAGGGCGATGTTTCATACTATTACGATATCCGCAAAGATCTTGGCGCTACATCAACCCTGGTTGCGCAGTATCTCGATAAGGCAAAAGTCCATTTCAGTCGCGAAATTTCCACTGCGCTGTTTTATGGTATCAAAACCGATACCAGCGGTTTAGGACGGGATGCTCATCCTGAAGACGAGGAGTGTTATGTCAAACTTTTCTGTACGGTCAATCACACCAAACTTGCCCATATCGAAAATCCGGAACGGGATATAGAATTTTTCAAAACCATCCACCGCGGTTCCGAAGCTGCGATTGAATTCAATCATGTGGGATATACTCATCTTGGCGAAGTTACCGCACCGGACTATATTGCAGAGATGGCCGATTTTTTTCACAGTCTCGAGAGAATGGAATGGATGATTTGTTCGGGCATTTTCAAAAAAAGTATCTTTTTCTCGCTTCGCTCAAAAAATGTCTCCGGCGCAGGCAAAAAGGCTGTGACAATAGCAAAAAAGCTGGGTGGAAATGCCGGAGGCCACGGAAGACTTGCAGCAGGCCGTATCCCGCTCAACGGCGTTTCCGCTGAAGAACAGTTGAGCCGATTCATTGCAACTTTTAAAAAGGTTTTTCGTATTCAAAATAGTGATGGAGTTCCTATTTTGGAGAGGGAATAA
- a CDS encoding metallophosphoesterase: MRYAIISDIHGNLEALEAVIRDIDERSVDKVICLGDIVGYYPDPNDCVDLVKKRSDLCLAGNHDYAAIGRVDTRTFTYYAYAAMEWTKRNISSESKKHLSSLQLTAQVDNMFCTHSSPSTREQWAYVFPDSELAVFEAFNSLVCRLNFIGHTHWPSIMLQEQDKIILHSTHSIKLDASHFYLINVGSVGQPRDFDPRSCYALYDSDEQHVSLIRVRYDFTLTQKKIAANNLPTFLAERLEKGR; this comes from the coding sequence ATGCGGTATGCAATAATTTCCGATATTCATGGAAACCTTGAAGCGCTCGAAGCGGTAATACGGGATATTGATGAGCGTTCTGTTGACAAAGTAATATGTCTGGGCGATATTGTCGGCTATTATCCCGATCCCAATGACTGTGTCGATCTCGTGAAAAAACGGTCTGATCTCTGTCTGGCCGGAAACCATGATTATGCTGCAATCGGACGGGTCGACACACGGACCTTTACCTATTATGCCTATGCAGCGATGGAGTGGACAAAAAGGAATATCAGCAGCGAATCAAAAAAACACCTCTCTTCACTCCAGTTAACTGCCCAGGTCGACAATATGTTCTGCACCCATTCGTCACCATCCACACGGGAACAATGGGCTTATGTATTTCCCGACAGTGAACTTGCCGTTTTTGAGGCGTTCAACAGCCTGGTGTGCCGTCTCAATTTCATCGGCCATACCCATTGGCCATCCATAATGCTCCAGGAACAGGATAAGATTATCCTTCACTCAACTCATTCTATAAAGCTGGATGCAAGCCATTTCTACCTGATCAATGTGGGAAGTGTCGGGCAACCACGCGATTTCGATCCCCGCTCCTGCTATGCCCTCTACGATTCGGACGAACAGCATGTCTCCCTGATCAGAGTGCGCTACGATTTTACCCTTACCCAGAAAAAAATCGCGGCAAATAATCTGCCGACCTTCCTGGCCGAAAGGCTGGAGAAGGGGAGGTAA